In the Thermodesulfobacteriota bacterium genome, one interval contains:
- a CDS encoding Hsp20/alpha crystallin family protein has product MAWEITPWRPFRELERIRKEMDELWESFFERKPVRRTGISEWMPSIDFSETKNNYVVKAELPGIDPKNIDISLTENVLTVKGEKKQEKEEETENYHFVERSYGSFVRSIELPGEVQTDKIKATYKDGVLKIILPKAEEAKRKEIKIKIE; this is encoded by the coding sequence ATGGCATGGGAAATAACTCCTTGGAGACCTTTCAGAGAGCTTGAAAGGATACGGAAGGAGATGGATGAACTTTGGGAATCCTTCTTCGAGAGAAAGCCCGTAAGAAGGACGGGAATTTCGGAATGGATGCCTTCAATAGATTTTTCTGAGACAAAGAACAATTACGTCGTCAAGGCTGAGCTTCCTGGGATCGATCCGAAAAATATAGACATCTCGCTTACTGAAAATGTGCTCACAGTGAAGGGAGAGAAAAAGCAAGAGAAGGAGGAGGAGACTGAGAACTATCATTTCGTTGAAAGGTCCTACGGCAGCTTCGTAAGGTCTATCGAGCTACCGGGGGAAGTTCAAACGGATAAGATCAAGGCGACCTACAAAGACGGTGTTTTAAAAATAATTCTGCCTAAGGCAGAAGAGGCTAAAAGGAAAGAGATAAAGATCAAAATAGAGTAA
- a CDS encoding redoxin domain-containing protein: MIEVGHIIGDFELKDQNDQIFKTSDHRDKKLLLSFHPLAWTPVCRDQMLSLEKNYDRFLELNTIPVGISVDSVFCKKAWAEALGIKKLRMLCDFWPHGGFAMRLGLLRLKEGFSERANLIVSEDGKLAFIKVYPITEVPDIEEIVERLRLI; encoded by the coding sequence ATGATAGAAGTCGGACACATAATTGGGGATTTCGAGCTTAAAGATCAAAACGATCAAATTTTTAAAACTTCGGATCACAGGGACAAAAAGCTTTTACTTTCCTTTCATCCCCTTGCCTGGACGCCTGTTTGCAGAGATCAGATGCTCTCACTTGAAAAAAACTACGACAGATTTCTCGAATTAAATACAATACCCGTTGGAATAAGCGTGGACAGCGTTTTTTGTAAAAAGGCCTGGGCTGAGGCTCTAGGAATAAAAAAGCTTCGCATGCTCTGTGATTTCTGGCCGCACGGTGGTTTTGCAATGAGACTTGGTCTTCTAAGACTTAAGGAAGGCTTTTCGGAAAGAGCAAACCTGATTGTATCCGAGGATGGAAAATTAGCCTTCATAAAAGTTTACCCTATAACGGAGGTCCCCGATATAGAAGAAATAGTGGAAAGACTTAGGCTCATTTAA
- the thyX gene encoding FAD-dependent thymidylate synthase, translated as MKKALKVELLFITPDAERLIELAGRTAYQSFGKIKKGSHREFVRMLRRSGHHSVLEHAYATFRISGISRACSHQLVRHRLCSFTQKSQRYVDEKNFSYVLPPSIEENSEAKKVFEEFMETAKKTYVRLKELGIKNEDARFVLPNATETEIVLTANFRELRHIISLRKAESAQWEIRKVAEEMLKILKEHAPSVFEDL; from the coding sequence TTGAAGAAAGCCTTGAAGGTGGAACTTCTATTTATAACTCCTGACGCGGAAAGACTCATTGAACTTGCAGGTAGAACCGCATACCAGTCATTCGGTAAAATAAAAAAGGGCTCCCATAGAGAGTTTGTCAGAATGTTAAGAAGGAGTGGTCACCATTCGGTTCTGGAACACGCTTATGCTACTTTTAGAATCTCCGGAATTTCAAGGGCATGTTCGCACCAGCTCGTACGGCACAGGTTGTGCTCGTTTACCCAAAAATCTCAAAGATACGTGGACGAGAAGAATTTTTCCTACGTCCTCCCACCATCTATAGAGGAAAATTCCGAAGCAAAAAAGGTCTTTGAAGAGTTCATGGAGACCGCAAAGAAGACCTATGTAAGACTCAAAGAGTTAGGTATAAAGAATGAAGACGCACGATTCGTTCTTCCTAATGCGACTGAAACAGAGATAGTGCTCACCGCAAACTTTAGGGAGCTAAGACACATAATCTCGCTTAGAAAGGCCGAATCTGCCCAGTGGGAAATAAGAAAAGTTGCTGAAGAAATGTTGAAGATTTTAAAGGAACATGCGCCTTCTGTCTTTGAGGATCTATGA
- a CDS encoding AAA family ATPase encodes MTQDFPIYCEYFGFKEKPFSLTPDEEFFFESKSHRDVIDYLRFFLRQRESVALVLGDVGTGKTMTSRKFITGLDTRTYNTALILNPILSELEFMQELMREFRIQFSKGESLRDLYERFQNFLLNEFKNGKMTVCVIDEAQLLPDSTLDFIRVLSNFETDKEKLLHVIFFAQKEFMDRLKDEEMRYLAQRITVATELRPLDEEEVGSYVTYRLYKAGLTRNLRIEKSGSRAIYRYTGGNPRLINLLCDRVLLLLYLRSKDIIDEKVVQEAAKEETLRHLMLPRNGRKVVRLPLIIILLLAIFGLVYAYLPKLNVVFTALLR; translated from the coding sequence GTGACTCAAGACTTTCCCATCTACTGCGAATACTTCGGATTCAAAGAGAAACCTTTTAGCCTCACGCCTGACGAAGAGTTCTTCTTCGAATCAAAAAGTCATAGGGATGTGATTGATTATCTTCGGTTCTTTTTGCGGCAGAGAGAGAGCGTGGCTTTAGTTTTGGGAGATGTGGGAACGGGAAAGACGATGACATCGAGGAAGTTCATAACGGGCCTCGACACAAGGACTTACAACACGGCTTTGATTCTAAATCCCATTCTTTCCGAACTTGAGTTTATGCAAGAGCTCATGAGGGAGTTTAGGATTCAGTTTTCTAAGGGCGAGTCATTGCGGGATCTCTACGAGAGGTTCCAGAATTTTTTGCTGAACGAGTTTAAAAATGGGAAGATGACGGTCTGCGTAATCGATGAGGCCCAGCTTCTTCCGGATAGCACACTCGATTTTATAAGGGTCCTTTCGAATTTTGAAACTGACAAAGAAAAACTGCTGCATGTCATATTCTTTGCCCAAAAAGAATTTATGGACCGGTTAAAAGACGAAGAGATGAGGTATCTTGCCCAGAGGATAACCGTTGCTACTGAACTTCGGCCATTGGACGAAGAGGAGGTTGGCTCTTATGTCACTTACAGGCTTTATAAGGCAGGGCTTACAAGGAATCTTAGGATCGAAAAGAGTGGGTCGAGAGCCATATATAGGTACACAGGCGGAAATCCGAGGCTCATAAATCTTTTGTGTGACAGAGTCCTTCTACTCCTTTATCTTCGCTCGAAGGATATAATAGACGAAAAGGTGGTACAGGAAGCAGCAAAAGAAGAGACGTTAAGGCACCTTATGTTACCAAGAAACGGAAGAAAAGTGGTTAGACTTCCGCTTATCATTATTCTCCTTCTTGCCATTTTCGGTTTAGTATACGCGTACCTTCCAAAGTTAAATGTGGTTTTCACGGCCCTCCTCAGGTAG
- a CDS encoding 2-oxoacid:ferredoxin oxidoreductase subunit beta produces MLTLNDFKGKTPAWCPGCGNYAILKAFNSAMVELGIEPHMVVIVSGIGQAGKFPHYTRCNTFNGLHGRTLPVATGIKLANHSLVVFAVAGDGDCYGEGGNHLIHAIRRNPNIKLMVHNNQVYGLTKGQASPTTSQGVLTKAQPYGTLSEPLNPVALAIALDASFVARGFAGLPDDLKELIKEAVKHRGFSFLDILQPCVTFNRVNTYSWYKERVYKIELSHPVHDRIKAFEKALEWGDRIPVGIFYRKEKPTLEEKIPVLKNEPLVRQKFDFEMAKSLVRKIKNVD; encoded by the coding sequence ATGCTCACATTGAATGACTTTAAAGGTAAGACGCCTGCGTGGTGCCCAGGATGCGGAAATTACGCAATCCTTAAGGCCTTTAACTCCGCAATGGTGGAACTAGGGATCGAGCCCCACATGGTCGTCATAGTCTCAGGCATAGGTCAAGCCGGAAAGTTTCCGCATTACACTCGCTGTAACACTTTTAACGGTCTACATGGTAGAACCTTGCCTGTGGCTACCGGAATAAAATTGGCAAACCATTCTCTTGTAGTCTTTGCAGTTGCAGGAGATGGGGATTGTTACGGGGAAGGTGGGAACCATTTAATTCACGCAATAAGAAGGAATCCGAATATAAAGCTTATGGTTCACAACAACCAGGTCTATGGACTAACAAAGGGTCAGGCCTCACCAACAACAAGTCAAGGTGTTTTGACCAAAGCGCAGCCATACGGGACTCTTTCCGAGCCTTTAAATCCGGTGGCATTGGCAATTGCCCTTGATGCCAGCTTTGTTGCTCGTGGTTTTGCCGGCTTACCGGACGATTTAAAGGAGTTGATAAAGGAGGCAGTAAAACATAGAGGGTTTAGCTTTCTCGATATCCTTCAACCGTGTGTTACTTTCAACCGGGTGAACACTTATAGCTGGTATAAAGAAAGAGTGTACAAAATAGAGTTAAGTCATCCGGTCCATGACAGAATTAAGGCTTTTGAGAAGGCTTTAGAGTGGGGAGATCGCATACCAGTAGGCATATTTTATAGGAAGGAAAAACCGACTTTAGAGGAGAAAATTCCTGTCCTAAAAAATGAACCACTCGTAAGACAGAAATTTGACTTCGAAATGGCCAAATCCCTTGTGAGAAAGATAAAGAATGTTGACTGA
- a CDS encoding M20/M25/M40 family metallo-hydrolase: MERGDLIERAREFLCLKSVNPPGEEEESILYLESFLRKEGIETEILKAAPKRANLYARIRGKRSDTPIVILCHVDTVPAKPEEWEVDPFGGEIKDGYLYGRGAIDMKVPALCQLFAFIEFAKEGLVPERDIVYLATCDEETGGKLGVKLVLEKKESLANAEFVLSEGGFIIKEGEAFHAQISVTEKKVSQFYLKAKGTGGHGSTPHKDNPNEKIIEAASRIIAYKWPIKLYPVARRYIDGILKGRTINGMVYKDIKSALKRRCFLNFLDENPVMSALLKNTVTCTILRGGEKVNVIPTEAEAAFDARILPQERQDKFYAKIKKIVGKNVEVVPVGESTAQAFYSNYNTRYFKTLESEIKKIFGPIPVLPYMTTGATDLRYFRSRGVPSYGFFPIVLTKDEIMRMHGVNERISIENIETGYEATKSILRALSLLV; encoded by the coding sequence ATGGAACGTGGTGATCTCATTGAAAGAGCCAGGGAGTTTCTTTGCCTTAAGTCGGTAAACCCTCCAGGAGAAGAAGAGGAGTCCATCCTTTATCTCGAATCTTTTTTAAGGAAAGAAGGAATAGAGACTGAGATCCTAAAAGCCGCCCCAAAACGTGCAAATCTTTATGCCAGAATAAGAGGTAAGCGTTCTGATACGCCTATCGTCATTTTATGCCATGTCGATACTGTTCCTGCAAAACCTGAAGAATGGGAAGTCGACCCTTTTGGCGGAGAAATAAAAGACGGCTATTTATATGGAAGGGGCGCCATAGACATGAAAGTCCCTGCCCTCTGTCAGCTTTTCGCCTTTATAGAATTTGCTAAAGAGGGTCTCGTACCCGAAAGGGATATAGTCTACCTTGCAACCTGCGACGAGGAGACAGGGGGTAAACTTGGTGTAAAGTTGGTTCTTGAAAAAAAGGAATCCCTTGCTAATGCTGAGTTTGTCCTGAGTGAGGGTGGTTTCATAATAAAGGAAGGAGAGGCTTTTCACGCTCAAATATCCGTCACTGAAAAGAAGGTGAGCCAATTCTACCTAAAGGCAAAAGGAACTGGAGGGCATGGTTCAACACCCCACAAGGATAATCCGAATGAAAAGATCATAGAGGCTGCATCAAGAATAATCGCGTATAAGTGGCCGATAAAGCTCTATCCAGTTGCCAGACGTTACATAGACGGAATACTAAAAGGCAGAACGATAAACGGCATGGTTTACAAAGATATAAAAAGTGCACTCAAAAGAAGGTGTTTTTTGAATTTCTTAGATGAAAACCCTGTAATGTCGGCCCTTCTTAAAAACACTGTGACCTGTACGATCCTTAGAGGTGGGGAAAAGGTGAATGTAATACCAACAGAAGCAGAAGCCGCATTCGATGCCCGTATTTTACCGCAGGAGAGGCAAGATAAATTTTATGCAAAGATAAAAAAAATAGTCGGAAAGAACGTTGAAGTCGTTCCGGTTGGAGAATCAACAGCTCAGGCTTTCTATTCGAACTATAATACTAGGTACTTTAAGACACTTGAATCCGAGATAAAGAAAATTTTTGGCCCAATTCCTGTTCTTCCATACATGACAACCGGGGCTACCGATCTTAGGTACTTTAGATCAAGGGGTGTGCCTTCATATGGATTTTTCCCCATAGTTTTGACAAAAGATGAGATAATGAGGATGCACGGTGTGAATGAGAGAATATCCATAGAGAATATCGAGACTGGATACGAGGCAACGAAGAGTATTCTTAGGGCACTCTCTCTTTTAGTTTGA
- a CDS encoding thioredoxin domain-containing protein, translated as MQTSKPRRPYSITSSSESITWYEWGKDAFDRAQKEDKPILLSIGAAWCHWCHIMAKESFEDPEIAKIINENFIPIKVDRDERPDIDKRYQDFVVLTTGNGGWPLTVFLTPSGQPFYGGTYFPPHDRWGIMGFRSLLTVILTLWRQKREDIKESTKEILKQLENLSKSQKPGKITSNLLETGISATLESIDYVNGGFLGIPKFHHASALELLMYHYVLTDDVEIKKRVRNALEVSLERMAYGGIYDHLLGGFFRYSVDEEWIFPHFEKMLPDNAELLKIYTLAYQIFKKDLYRDVAFGIVNYYKRFGSSRKGGFYASQAADIGEIEQGNYYTFSLDDLKACLSLEEVELAKTYFGFETKGRMPTNPKKNVLHVAIKEEDLAKELRIDERNLKERIRLLKAKMLTYREKYRKIPPFDKTIYTGWNALMVDALCEFYKVFKDPWAVQSAKKTVQRILDENRESERIFHSPRVFGFSEDYLFFAMALLSLFEVTGRKRYLEYAINVTKEALKRFWDNEDFGFFDSEENLGTGLLSIKRKDIQDQPNRSANGIAPYLFGLLYALTGDYFFYEMAEKSLEAFSEVISKNPILSHSYLLGLYSHKEGILKIETENFFDKSLGFFWPFKFVVRKRIPGITVCKQSTCQSFQNWESLLENLKNIRGEKQ; from the coding sequence ATTCAAACTTCAAAGCCTCGTAGGCCTTATTCCATTACGAGTTCATCGGAGTCCATTACCTGGTACGAATGGGGCAAAGACGCTTTCGATAGGGCTCAAAAAGAGGACAAACCGATCCTTCTTTCGATCGGTGCGGCATGGTGCCACTGGTGTCATATTATGGCCAAAGAGAGTTTTGAAGACCCGGAGATAGCAAAAATTATAAATGAGAATTTCATCCCCATAAAGGTTGATAGAGATGAAAGACCAGACATCGACAAGCGCTACCAGGATTTTGTTGTCCTTACGACTGGAAATGGAGGATGGCCCCTCACAGTCTTTCTTACGCCCTCTGGGCAACCCTTTTACGGTGGAACTTATTTCCCGCCCCACGACAGATGGGGAATCATGGGGTTTAGGTCATTGCTAACCGTGATTCTTACACTTTGGAGACAGAAAAGAGAGGATATCAAAGAATCAACAAAGGAAATTTTGAAGCAGCTTGAAAATCTGTCAAAGAGTCAAAAGCCAGGAAAAATAACTTCTAATCTTTTGGAGACCGGTATATCAGCGACTCTTGAAAGTATCGACTACGTAAATGGCGGCTTTTTGGGCATACCCAAATTCCATCACGCATCGGCTTTAGAGCTTTTGATGTACCATTACGTTCTTACGGATGATGTAGAAATAAAAAAGAGAGTGAGAAATGCTCTCGAGGTTTCGCTTGAACGGATGGCCTATGGCGGAATTTACGATCACCTTCTTGGGGGATTTTTTAGGTACTCTGTGGACGAAGAGTGGATATTTCCACACTTCGAAAAGATGCTTCCCGATAACGCAGAACTTTTGAAAATCTATACTTTAGCATATCAGATCTTTAAAAAGGACCTTTACAGAGACGTCGCTTTTGGCATCGTTAATTACTATAAGCGGTTTGGGTCAAGTAGAAAAGGTGGTTTTTATGCATCGCAGGCTGCAGACATTGGGGAGATCGAGCAGGGAAACTACTACACTTTCTCTCTAGATGATCTAAAAGCATGTCTATCTTTGGAAGAAGTTGAGCTAGCAAAAACCTATTTCGGGTTTGAGACAAAAGGAAGGATGCCTACAAATCCGAAAAAAAATGTTCTTCATGTTGCAATAAAAGAGGAAGATCTAGCCAAAGAGCTAAGAATCGATGAAAGGAATCTCAAAGAAAGGATAAGGCTTCTTAAGGCAAAGATGTTAACATACAGGGAAAAGTATCGAAAAATTCCACCCTTCGATAAAACCATCTATACTGGATGGAACGCGCTCATGGTGGATGCGTTATGTGAGTTCTATAAAGTTTTTAAAGATCCCTGGGCAGTTCAATCAGCAAAAAAAACAGTGCAAAGAATCCTAGACGAGAACAGAGAGAGCGAAAGAATTTTCCACTCACCCAGGGTGTTCGGATTTTCAGAGGATTATCTCTTTTTTGCGATGGCCCTCCTTTCTCTTTTCGAAGTTACAGGAAGGAAAAGGTATCTAGAGTATGCAATAAATGTCACCAAAGAAGCTTTAAAACGCTTTTGGGACAACGAAGATTTCGGATTTTTCGATTCAGAGGAAAATCTAGGAACAGGGCTACTCTCCATAAAGAGAAAAGATATCCAGGACCAACCTAATCGCTCAGCAAACGGGATAGCTCCGTATCTTTTCGGTCTTCTATACGCTCTCACGGGAGATTACTTCTTTTATGAAATGGCTGAGAAAAGTCTTGAGGCATTCAGTGAGGTAATTTCGAAAAACCCTATTCTCTCTCATTCGTACCTCCTTGGCCTTTATTCGCATAAAGAAGGAATCTTAAAGATCGAAACAGAAAATTTCTTCGATAAAAGTCTTGGCTTTTTCTGGCCATTTAAATTTGTAGTTAGAAAAAGGATTCCAGGGATTACAGTCTGCAAACAGAGTACATGTCAGAGCTTTCAAAACTGGGAGTCTCTGCTAGAAAATCTAAAAAACATAAGAGGGGAAAAGCAATAA
- a CDS encoding 2-oxoacid:acceptor oxidoreductase subunit alpha produces the protein MNYSIKIGGEAGQGVQTVGETLCQIFAASGLHVFSHQDYESRIRGGHNFYQIRISEDSVMCPKEKVDILLAFDYESVRLHTPELSEIGQILYDSQILKTKISDSRSIDVPFLKIARETGGPDIASNIAAIGAVCGILGVKREILLGVVTNIFAKKGFETVAKNVEAAQAGYDYAIKACIMCPFRLPEPRPRKILISGNEAIALGALVSGLKFYSGYPMTPSTGILNYVAEHSLTFGCIVEQAEDEIAAINMVIGASFAGVRSMTATSGGGFALMVEGLSLAGMTETPLVIVLAQRPGPATGLPTKTEAADLLFALFAGHGEFSRIIFAPGTPLEAFYLTNKAFHLSEKYQVPVIILSDQYLADSQWTFDSLDLESLRYMDMRLRGASFENQKGYKRHLFTDTGVSPLGVPGDARHLVVTDSDEHDEEGHITEDRELRKRMVEKRLFKKLTLIRREIDEPTVYGDVGADIAVLCWGSTYGVVKEAIDRILKDFPISMVHFKEMYPLPYEGHWLEFLKKKRILINVEQNATSQFAKLLRMETGLAVHRNINRFDGRPFGVEDLVERIYAHIE, from the coding sequence ATGAATTATTCGATCAAGATAGGGGGTGAGGCCGGACAGGGCGTCCAGACCGTAGGCGAGACGCTCTGTCAGATTTTTGCTGCGTCCGGCCTTCATGTCTTTTCTCATCAGGATTACGAATCCCGTATCAGAGGAGGACATAATTTTTACCAGATAAGGATCTCCGAAGACTCAGTTATGTGTCCAAAAGAGAAAGTCGACATACTTTTGGCGTTCGATTATGAAAGTGTTAGACTTCACACACCAGAACTCTCAGAGATAGGTCAGATCCTTTATGATTCTCAAATCCTAAAAACGAAAATTTCGGACTCTCGTTCCATAGATGTTCCATTTCTAAAAATAGCGAGAGAAACTGGTGGTCCTGATATAGCTTCTAACATTGCTGCCATAGGGGCCGTATGTGGGATCCTGGGAGTGAAAAGGGAGATTCTTTTAGGTGTCGTAACAAATATTTTCGCAAAAAAGGGATTCGAAACGGTTGCCAAAAACGTAGAGGCTGCCCAGGCAGGATACGATTACGCGATCAAAGCCTGCATTATGTGCCCTTTTCGTCTGCCAGAACCACGACCAAGAAAGATCTTGATCTCAGGAAACGAAGCCATAGCATTGGGTGCTTTGGTTTCAGGGCTCAAATTCTATTCTGGATATCCCATGACCCCATCTACTGGGATACTCAATTACGTTGCCGAACATTCGCTCACCTTCGGCTGTATAGTCGAACAGGCAGAGGACGAGATCGCAGCCATAAACATGGTCATTGGGGCATCCTTCGCAGGTGTAAGATCAATGACAGCCACATCAGGGGGTGGTTTTGCACTTATGGTGGAGGGGCTATCCCTTGCCGGAATGACAGAGACCCCCCTTGTTATAGTACTTGCTCAGAGGCCGGGACCCGCAACCGGTCTACCGACAAAGACTGAGGCCGCAGATTTACTTTTTGCATTATTTGCCGGCCATGGCGAATTCTCAAGGATTATCTTTGCTCCCGGCACTCCGCTGGAGGCTTTTTACCTTACAAACAAAGCTTTCCATTTGTCCGAAAAGTATCAAGTTCCGGTAATAATCCTTTCTGACCAGTATCTTGCGGACTCGCAGTGGACATTCGACTCTCTCGATCTTGAAAGCCTAAGATACATGGACATGAGACTTAGAGGTGCCTCATTCGAGAATCAAAAAGGATACAAAAGGCATCTATTCACCGATACCGGCGTATCACCTCTTGGGGTCCCCGGCGATGCTCGACATCTCGTTGTGACTGATAGCGACGAGCACGATGAAGAAGGCCATATAACAGAGGACAGGGAATTGAGAAAGAGAATGGTGGAGAAGAGACTCTTTAAAAAATTGACCTTAATTAGGCGGGAGATAGATGAACCGACGGTATACGGCGATGTGGGGGCTGACATCGCAGTTTTATGCTGGGGATCCACTTACGGAGTGGTGAAAGAAGCTATAGACAGGATCTTAAAGGACTTTCCCATCTCTATGGTCCATTTTAAAGAGATGTATCCCTTGCCCTACGAGGGTCACTGGCTGGAGTTCTTAAAGAAGAAGAGAATACTTATCAATGTTGAGCAGAATGCCACAAGTCAATTCGCAAAACTCTTAAGAATGGAGACGGGCCTTGCTGTTCACAGAAATATCAATCGCTTCGACGGAAGACCATTTGGGGTAGAAGATCTCGTAGAACGTATCTATGCTCACATTGAATGA
- a CDS encoding NAD(P)H-dependent oxidoreductase, translating to MDLEISKKVKTLKQKIKESDAIMIATFEYNYSSFGDLKNAIDWPSRFLGMFGTARVHYHLRQVFVFFDAHVPNQPEIVVPNAETKFDESGNLTDEQTKERLKGFIVFLRMDRYTKGR from the coding sequence ATGGATCTAGAAATTTCGAAAAAAGTCAAGACACTTAAGCAAAAAATAAAAGAAAGTGACGCTATCATGATTGCCACTTTCGAATACAACTATTCTTCTTTTGGGGACTTAAAAAACGCTATAGACTGGCCCTCAAGATTTTTAGGAATGTTTGGGACAGCACGAGTACACTATCATCTAAGGCAGGTCTTTGTCTTTTTTGATGCTCACGTCCCGAATCAGCCAGAAATTGTGGTTCCAAATGCCGAGACGAAATTCGATGAGTCGGGAAATTTAACTGACGAGCAGACAAAAGAGAGGCTAAAAGGCTTTATAGTTTTTCTCAGGATGGATAGATACACTAAAGGGAGGTAA
- the cysK gene encoding cysteine synthase A, translating to MKRKRKLTEDSVLTLNYKGTDLFGIRRGIANDITSLVGNTPLVRLNKITNGIDAEIVAKLEFFNPSGSLKDRIGLSMVLNAIEKGLIKKDTVIVEPTSGNTGIALAFVCAAKGIRLVITMPDNMSKERIALLELLGAEVILTPNSKGMRGAIEKAEELVNENPNYIMLDQFKNPANPEIHKITTAEEIWRDTDGRIDIFVAGVGTGGTITGVAEALKQKKPSIKIYAVEPEASAVLSGGLPGSHIIQGIGAGFVPEVLKIELIDQIVKVKDEDAIGMMKRLIREEGILAGISSGAVVHAACEIGKLKENKGKMIVALCADTATRYISLFTKDNRRKSKAL from the coding sequence ATGAAACGAAAAAGAAAATTAACTGAAGATTCAGTCCTTACCCTAAATTACAAAGGTACAGATCTTTTTGGAATCAGACGAGGTATAGCCAATGATATTACATCCCTGGTTGGAAACACGCCCCTTGTAAGACTAAATAAGATAACAAACGGGATCGATGCAGAGATAGTTGCCAAACTTGAGTTTTTTAATCCCTCGGGGAGTTTAAAGGATAGGATAGGCCTCTCTATGGTTCTTAATGCTATAGAAAAAGGGCTTATAAAGAAAGATACAGTTATAGTTGAACCCACAAGCGGAAATACGGGAATTGCACTTGCTTTTGTCTGTGCCGCGAAAGGGATAAGACTCGTTATAACCATGCCGGATAACATGTCTAAAGAGAGGATCGCCCTTCTTGAACTATTAGGCGCCGAAGTAATCCTTACACCCAATTCCAAAGGCATGAGGGGCGCTATCGAAAAGGCCGAGGAGCTCGTAAACGAAAACCCAAACTACATAATGCTAGATCAGTTTAAAAACCCAGCAAACCCTGAAATACATAAAATTACTACGGCAGAAGAGATATGGAGAGATACGGATGGAAGAATTGACATATTCGTGGCGGGTGTTGGAACAGGTGGCACAATAACGGGGGTTGCGGAGGCTTTAAAGCAAAAGAAACCATCGATTAAAATATACGCCGTCGAGCCGGAAGCTTCCGCTGTCCTCTCCGGAGGTTTGCCCGGAAGTCACATCATACAAGGTATTGGTGCTGGGTTCGTACCCGAGGTTCTAAAAATTGAGCTTATAGATCAGATAGTGAAGGTAAAGGATGAGGATGCAATCGGCATGATGAAGAGGCTAATAAGGGAAGAAGGTATACTTGCCGGTATATCTTCCGGGGCAGTAGTGCATGCGGCCTGTGAAATAGGGAAGTTAAAAGAGAACAAAGGCAAAATGATCGTCGCATTATGTGCCGATACGGCAACAAGGTATATCTCACTATTTACCAAAGATAATAGAAGAAAATCGAAAGCTCTCTGA
- a CDS encoding Crp/Fnr family transcriptional regulator — protein MSVDTTFLRKVILFKHLTDSQIERVIPILEVKRFAKGQMIFKEGDTANGVYILNRGKVKVFKLSPDGKEQVLHFITEGEIFGEVAAFLGEAFPANAESLSESIIYLLPRLPFLKLIQEDPQMALNIMALFAYRLKEFVRLIDSLALKNIAQRLSTYLLFIAEKKGNVVALDVKKSEIASFLGTIPETLSRVFSKMAKARLLKVRGNKIEILDPSGLEKIALGIFDLSQGDRTNLQL, from the coding sequence GTGTCAGTAGACACCACCTTTCTAAGAAAGGTCATCCTATTCAAACACTTGACTGATTCCCAAATAGAAAGGGTCATTCCGATATTGGAAGTGAAAAGATTCGCAAAGGGTCAGATGATTTTTAAGGAGGGAGACACGGCAAACGGGGTCTACATCTTAAACCGCGGGAAAGTGAAGGTATTTAAATTGTCTCCGGACGGAAAAGAGCAGGTACTCCACTTCATAACTGAGGGAGAGATCTTTGGGGAAGTGGCAGCGTTTTTGGGCGAGGCTTTTCCGGCAAATGCTGAATCTTTAAGCGAATCCATAATCTACCTTCTGCCCAGGTTACCTTTTCTTAAACTCATCCAAGAGGATCCCCAAATGGCACTAAACATCATGGCTCTTTTTGCCTACCGGTTAAAAGAGTTTGTACGCTTGATAGATAGTTTAGCTTTAAAAAATATAGCCCAAAGGTTATCCACTTATTTGCTTTTTATCGCAGAGAAAAAGGGGAATGTCGTGGCACTCGACGTAAAAAAATCTGAAATAGCCAGTTTTCTCGGAACGATCCCAGAAACTCTATCAAGAGTATTCTCAAAAATGGCAAAAGCACGGCTTCTAAAGGTTCGGGGTAATAAGATAGAGATTCTTGACCCATCAGGACTTGAAAAGATAGCACTTGGTATTTTTGACTTAAGTCAAGGAGATCGAACGAATCTCCAATTATAA